One part of the Ailuropoda melanoleuca isolate Jingjing chromosome 6, ASM200744v2, whole genome shotgun sequence genome encodes these proteins:
- the AVPI1 gene encoding arginine vasopressin-induced protein 1 isoform X1, translating to MGTPASVVSELPPWQAPAEARGRKQASANIFQDAELLQIQGLFQRSGDQLAEERAQIVWECAGDHRVAEALRRLRRKRPPRPKALGHSLHHCSRLRIPEPCAPPADPQSGAAETASGDQHLNSRTSARIRRNWQKPGPTRYLHQVRH from the exons ATGGGTACCCCAGCCTCTGTGGTGAGTGAGCTGCCCCCTTGGCAGGCCCCAGCGGAGGCCCGGGGCCGCAAGCAGGCCTCGGCCAACATCTTCCAGGACGCCGAGCTGCTGCAGATCCAGGGCCTGTTCCAGCGCAGTGGGGACCAGCTGGCCGAGGAGCGGGCACAGATTGTCTGGGAGTGTGCAGGAGACCACCGTGTGGCAGAGGCCTTGCGGAGGCTGCGCAGGAAGAGGCCGCCCCGGCCGAAAGCCCTGGGCCACTCACTGCACCACTGCAGCCGGCTCAG AATCCCTGAGCCCTGCGCTCCACCAGCCGACCCACAGAGTGGTGCCGCAGAGACGGCTTCTGGCGATCAGCATCTGAACTCCAGAACGAGTGCCAGGATCCGCCGGAACTGGCAGAAGC
- the AVPI1 gene encoding arginine vasopressin-induced protein 1 isoform X2, giving the protein MGTPASVVSELPPWQAPAEARGRKQASANIFQDAELLQIQGLFQRSGDQLAEERAQIVWECAGDHRVAEALRRLRRKRPPRPKALGHSLHHCSRLRIPEPCAPPADPQSGAAETASGDQHLNSRTSARIRRNWQKPGPTRYLHQVRT; this is encoded by the exons ATGGGTACCCCAGCCTCTGTGGTGAGTGAGCTGCCCCCTTGGCAGGCCCCAGCGGAGGCCCGGGGCCGCAAGCAGGCCTCGGCCAACATCTTCCAGGACGCCGAGCTGCTGCAGATCCAGGGCCTGTTCCAGCGCAGTGGGGACCAGCTGGCCGAGGAGCGGGCACAGATTGTCTGGGAGTGTGCAGGAGACCACCGTGTGGCAGAGGCCTTGCGGAGGCTGCGCAGGAAGAGGCCGCCCCGGCCGAAAGCCCTGGGCCACTCACTGCACCACTGCAGCCGGCTCAG AATCCCTGAGCCCTGCGCTCCACCAGCCGACCCACAGAGTGGTGCCGCAGAGACGGCTTCTGGCGATCAGCATCTGAACTCCAGAACGAGTGCCAGGATCCGCCGGAACTGGCAGAAGC